CCAACAAAGtcagagaaaaaaaatggaacaaaaaaaaatgatctaTAGATAATGATTGATGACATGAATGATTGAGATttcttttttaactttttttcaGACGAGTATACTACAAAAAGAATGACCATAATTACAAATGCCTATTGTCAGAGGCATAACTTAATCAGCATGTTGTCCTCTGACAATAGCACTATCTATTTTATCTGAAATGTCAAATAATCAAGAAAAATATACAGTATATGTCCTCATAGAATCATATTCAAGTCTGACAGGTCATCCATAGGTATGTCCAGGCCCATTGCATCATGTTCTTGTAAGCCATCCTCCTCAATGTTCAACCAAGTACTTAGATCTTGATCATTGGCTACGCCTAATTCTATGGAGTCTAAATCAGGCAATGGTAAATTTATAAAATCCACAGGTTCCCTCTTCTCTGTAGATTGATCATCAGCATTGTTACCATGTGACATCAACCCAGATTCTCTTTTTCTGTTGCCACCATTGCCGTGAATTTCACCAAAAGAAGCAGATGAAGGGTGCATACTGTTAATTAAACCAATTCCTGAAGTCGATAGCTGAGCTGTCTTCTGCTTTGGCTTCGTTTTTGTTTTCCGTTCACAGTTACCCAATGCCAGACGGCCAGCTTTGGGAACAGAGTTTCTGGCAGATGGATCTTTGTCCCGTTCTCTCTCACTTCTTTTACCTTTCACTCCACCTAATATATTATTACCAAAATTCGACTTGGCTTTCAAGGAAGGGCTGCCACCAACATCATCAAGCAGCACTTCCTTCTTTTTCCCCCTGTTCACTATGGGTCCTGTTTTGGCAAAATCCTTCTCAGAGTTGGTAAGACTTCCAAATAAATTAGAAGAATTCTTCTCAACTTTATTGTGGGGATCATACTGCTCAGCCCAATCAGACAAAGAACCTGTGAGCGAATAGAATACAGAGTTAAACCAATTAATCTGACAATAAGATGGATGTTGAAAAATCAAAGATAAGAACTAAAGACTATCAATTTTCTCCTGgtaacaatttaaaaattaaaaatttattacgAACTCAAGACCACCTTCACCATCCTCTTCCCCTGTTCTCACATCCGCTTAACCATGcctaaactaaataaaaaaaattcaacatcCCCTACAATCGGCCTCAAGCACTCACACAACTGTCTTATGTTCTCAACGAGCTTTTAGTGTATTAACTATTCTTTTATTTCTTCCCAGTGATATGCAGGAAAAATAGCAGCACTGCTATTAAGAGAAAGAAACCAAAAAAACAAAGAATTTATTtctaaattgttttattttttttaatgcatAAATTTTATTTCCTACAACAGAGAATTAATAACAAAAATAGTTCTACAAAAAAAAGGCACCTTCAATTTTATATTCTCAGGAGCTGTAACATGGGCACCATGTTTAATTTAATAAAGCAACTTCACCATTGAAATTTAAAGGCGAATAGCTTGCAAAAACTACACAGTTgtaatttaaaagaaaaacattaaaGCTACAAAGAAATTCCTCAAGAGGATAAATGGTATGGGAACAATGGCAAACCTGACAATCTGGGCTCCAGTTGAGAATTCCGAGTTTCAAGTGGCAAATTCACTATTGACCCTAGGCGACTTGCCAACTCTGGATCATTTTCACGCGGAGGTACAGCATAAATGACATCCTGAAGTGCAGGCTCACTAAAGCAACTTTTTCCGGTATCTTCTAATCTTCGACATCTAGCAAGAGTTCTCTTCATAAAACCCACAGCAACTTGTTTTGGAACCTTCGCAACCCCAAGTTTTGAAGCAAGACTTCCTCGAGTGGCCTGCCAAATTTGAAAATGAAGGAATTTAAGTAACTGCCTATTTATAATTTAAGAAATCGCACTAATACTAACTGATTATGAAAATTTTATATGGGCACTGTATCGTAGAACACATTTCCAAAACAGTTTTATCAGATCTAGTTCTTACTAGCATATTAGGTCTAAGAACACACAAATCCTTCCACTATCCAACTTCCTATACAAGCGAAAACTTTAATGAAGGTCTTCccaatttttataataataaaccCACTCCACAAGCTTTTGGTATCAACAAACAAGAATGACAAgcaaattaatttataaatagtAAATATTCATAGCTACCCTACATTATTTCCAAATTCATAAGAAGGTATAAATACCATGCATGCATTATCCAACTTCATTTTTCACTCCTAGAAGATTAGATTACACTCTCCGTGGTCTTTGATGGTTAACAACATTGCAAATGCATAAAGGTAAAGGTTTATAGAAACATATATACATCTGTTAATGCATGtttcttttgtttgtctttgttatTACTGTCACCATCGTACCCATGTTCTTATCTTTAAGACAATGGAAAAAAAGTACTGAAAACAAAATATATTATATCAGCAATTTATAAGCTTTTATTATATTAAAAGAGAGATTAAACATGTACACCATCCAATCTTCAAACTAGTTCAACCTCTCACAATAGTTTTTCCATTATAGCTTAGGAAACACACTAAAAATGACTCGCACAAAGAAATAACTAACAAACCCAGTACATAGCCAAAAACaggaaaaaacaaagaaaaactaCAGAGCAACTTAAACTTACAACAAACACTCCCAACCCCTTACATATCAGAAAAAGAAACGTACATAAAGAATTTAGAGGTCATTTCTAGATCTAGTGGCTTGCTTCTATTGAACCCAACCCATCAAGTGCAGCCAAAACTTAAAACTAGAAATAGTTCAACAGATGTTTCAAAATCTAGTTCTCCGAGTGAACTAGTATTATTATCATAAACAAAACAAATCATCCCAAAAACACAAGAGTAAGCTAGCACAAGTAGCCTCCCCAACCAATGCAGAGGACGTGTCAAGACTCAAGAGACCACAGATCGTATATGACAAAGATGTACAATCACTCAGAAGTCAGAACCAACAAAAGCCCATGTGTTCATGCATCATGCATCCTTTTTCAACTTGAAATACCATCCATAAATTATAAATGAAGAATTTTCATATGCAAACTAAACAAACAAAATAAAGTCTGTACCATAAGCACACAACAATCAGAAGGATAAAAAAATACCAGCAATTTTTTGTAAGAAGATTCAACAAGTTTTTCCATCGCAACCTGCTCAAGTCTCCTGAAGACATTAACCGCATATTAAAGCTCAACATAGTTTCCGGTATTTGTATATTATCAATATTTAAAATAGCACCAAAATGTATGGGAAACTTTAGTTCACTAATTTGTATCTACCGTTTTTCTTCTTCATTGCCTCCCTCAATTGCTTCAATGATTTTTTTCAGCTGCACCTTTGTTTTACCAACCTAAGGAATCAGAAGTGTACACGTCGACAGCATGTTAGGAAAATATGACAAATAAAAGTTCAATTTTCAACCAAAATTGTCAAAACATGAACTTTAAACATTTCACTACAATGAAGCAAGATACAGTCCAGAAATAAGTGGTGAAACTTAAACCTGTTCAAAAAGATGCCTTTGAAGTTCAAGGATATCAGAAGTAATTGCTTCATCATCTCCTTCAGCTAGATCAGGCTATGGAAAGAAAACCATAAGAGTTATGCAACAATCAGAAATATTGAAAGAAACAAACAAAGTTCAGCCATAAATAGAAAAAGATTGTTAAACAGTTCGTGCAAAATCTGGCTAAGAGAAGTattagattaaacttataaaacctTTACTAATTGCTCATATTAAGGCTTACCACTATCTCTGGATATAGGTCAAGACTCTGCAACTCCAGCAAGAGCTTGTCCTCCATACACATTTGCTCATATGAGAAATCAAAGGACGAAATTCCAGAAGCATTTGCACATAATGACGAAGATCTACCAATCATCTCTTCAGAAAACTCTGTAAATGACCCATTATCCAAATGTGTAACTCCCTGATCTCCTTTCAATACACTATTGCTGAATAACTGATTATGTACGCTTGTGCTCTTAGCTACATTACCACTACCATTACAAGAGAAAATGTCAACAGCACACTGCTGTAAAGTTTGAGGATCAAAAATAGATTCACCTTCAAACTCAAACCCAACCATGTTCCTTCGCTTAGAACCAGCATCGGGAGAAAATTCACCCCTTTGCTGGAAACATGTAACTCTTGCTCCACGCTCTTCTTCAAATTCTTCCATCTCATCTTCCATTATCAAAGCTGATAATACTCTTTGGTACAGTGGAGGCATATTCTTACTTCTTTCCGAATTTAATTTCTCACCTACAGTATCCAAGTCCAGAACTTGGTCATGGAAACTTCTCTCTTTTCCTCCAGATACATGAACCTGAGACTCAAGGTTCTCTCCACGCACAAGATTATTCTGAGAATAGAAAACAAAGTAAACATGAGTCACAATCTATAAAATTATACATGGGAAATTAGATCTGGTTAATATGCATTCCTGTTTCATCAATCTTAAAGTTAGCAAAACTTGTTCCAACAGGAATAAAACAAAATAGCCAAACTACACTAGGTCAGAATAAAATTGAGACGAATTAAGATGTATTATAAGAACTGATTCAGTAAAGCCCAAGTTGCCCAACAACTAGCAGATTTAGAAAAAATCTAATAGAGCTGGTGACCAACTATATCACACGAATAACTTAACAAGGTCAAACTTTAGGACTGGGGCTGCAATAAATGAATGGCAACACAATAGAGATGAAAACTTCTATTACCTTGTTTTTCTAATAAGGAACAAAAACTTATAAAACAGAAGTAAAATTATCAGATTAGAGTGGCACTGCACATATGCATTTTAGTGTCAATCCACCATAATATATATAGCATATATTACCCACAAGTTATACTAATTAACATTATCTCAGAAACCACTCTACCACTAATAAAAAAGAATAGCATTCCAAAAAAGTAATTTTGCTTAGAAAAATTACAAAAACGAGAAGAAAATTCTTCCCATAGACTTGCATAACCTTATAAGTCTCATGAGAATTTCACAACAAAGCGTACATCCTTCTTTTTGTTCAATATCTCATTAACCAATAATAAAGGCTTAATATAGAGAATCTGAAGTATCACGCTTTAAATCACATAACAGAAAAttttacttaaaaaaatataGCATGACGGATCAAAATTGAGATAAAAAACAAGAACAAGAATAATATTGAAGATCATAAACTAACAATAGAAAGACTGTATGTGAAGAAAAACATTTACTCTGACATTACCATAACATCGTTGCGAAGGCCAAAGATCTGAGACAAGCTTTCATAATGCACCTCCATAAAATTAAGCTGAATTGTAAAAAATATTGCAAAGAACGTGTAAGAGACAATTTAGAACCTAAATGAAGACTAAAAAAGTAAAATCTAAAGAGTTTAAGTACCACCTGCTCCTTTAGGAAGGATATCTCCTCTAAGTTAACAGAAGAAAATATTGGTTGCATTTTCTTCCAGAATGGACTAGAAGAGGCAAGATCTGGACAAACCAAACAAAATCTCATTGTAAATACGTACATGTAGGCTTGGGTATCTTATTTTTTTAGAAACAATACAATGTTAAGTTTAGAAACATACTACTCGCATTACAAGCAAAACTTGCAGCTGCTAAGAGTTCTTCACGATCATCATCTGGTTCACCTGGAGTTATATGCAATAAAATATCATTGACCCATAATTTCCCGCAATGCAGGTGACAATGCTTTATCTAGCTTTTAATTAAGTTATAGATGAAGAACAAActgtatatattatttatatactgTCTGAAAAAACATAAGGGTTTGTTAACAGAAGCAGGAAAAATAAACCCATGAACCACAATAAGAGTACGAGTTCATACTTAAATTGTACCAAGTAGTAATTGATGTAGATATAAATAATACCTGCAAAATCAGGAGAACCAGTAGCACTTATATGCCCAAGACGAGCAATGCCTTTCCGTTCTGAAAACTTCTTTAGAGGGGGGCGCCCTGACTTGCTGAAACAAATACAAAATACTGATGTTAGTGTCAAGAGTAAAAGCCATTTCTTTGTACAGTAAGAAAAAGAATTCACTACCTGCCACTCCTTTCAGAACCATGCCTAGAACTTTTAAGTGGCTTTGCTGAGGCTAAATTCTCCAACTTTTCCTTCACTGGTGAAATATTAATCCTAGGAAATGATGAGCCCCTACCAGTTCTTCCATGTCGGCGCACACTATCTCCAGTTCCTTCTTTAATAGTTATCTTACTTTTCTTCGTAAGCAATGTTGAAGGAACAGTGTTTTGAAAGGCATTTGCACCTCTATCCTCTACTTCACCGCTTCCTGTTCCTTTCTCCTTTAACCTACTTTCACGATTTTCACATGCCGCACCAGAGTCTTCACTTTCAGATAATCTGGCAGGAGATGAAATATTATCATGCTTTACTCTGTATTGCAGGGAAGCATTAGATATGCCCCTGCCAAGAGACCCATTGGTAGCAGAAAAGGTTAATCTAGGGCCCAAATCAGAAGGAGAACAGCCTTCTGGTGATGTCTGTACTTCATCGTGGTTTGAGACAGGAGACATTAAATTTGATCGTCTAGTGCGGGAAATTTTTTGTGGTCTCTGACCAACCCATGCCATGGGAGGGGACGAAGATCCTGTGGGCATAGGTCGGTTACGATTGTTAGCCCCACTTACTGAGTGAAGTTTGTTTACATTTCCAGTTTGTTCCCAACCCTCCAGTGATCCAGAGGTGCGAGGAAAATTAGGAGACAAATTTCCTGAAGCAACAGGGCCACTTCGCTGTGCCCTTGAAGCTTTCCCTTTTATCAATGGATTATTGCTAAGTATTTGATTATCCTCACGACCATTTAACCTATACAAATTATTAAGAAAACATAGATATAAAGATATAAACTCCACATCAAACAAATTAACTAACCTTCAGGATAGCTATAAAGGAATATTAACAAGGTAACCAACTACACAACAGCATCAAATCTAGAGAAGTAAAACATACTTAATGTTCCCCTTGAGTCGCTCCTTACTTAAGCCAGGAATTGAATCCCTTGAAAGAGAGACCTTGTCAAGTTCATTCTTAAATATGGCACGGCCATTTGAGCTAGCAGGCAGGGAAGCACCATCAAACTTGTTGATGCCATTTAATGGTCCTGACCTGCAAGAATTGTGAAAATCTCAAACACCTGAATCTCACCTTTCATATCATGCAATAACCAAAGTAAAAAATGGTCAATAAAATCAACAGGTGCTGCATGCAACAAAAGACAAAAGTGCAGAACTAGCATTAATGTCAAGAGTACATCTTCACATAAAGTCGAACCGACATTCGACAGAGAAaaaaagagggggggggggggggggggggggggaaggtTGGGGGTTTGGGGGTTCCTAATTCTACATGGTCACTACTTTAAATGAAATTAAACATCAAAGCAATAACATATTAACAAAAGGATTCACCTAAAAATTTGGTTATCACAAGATGTTGAACCCTGATCATTGTTAAGCTTATGATGCACAGCTCGTTTGGGCTCTCCATCATCTAAGGGTCGGCCAAGAAGAGGACCAACAGAACGTTTCCTTTTAATTTTTCTGTCCCATGTCTCCCCTCCAACTGACAATCTTCGAATCTTTTCATCAACAATATCAGATCCTTCACCACAATCTCTATGCAGATCCCTATCTTTTCCTATGATTATTGACCGCTTTGCAAGATTATTAGTTTGGCCTTCAGCCTACAAGACATAATTGAAAATAGAATAAGAAAACAGAAACGGCTTGAATTAGTCAAAGTAAATCAAGATGATTAAAACACAAATGAGGCTTTGCAAGGATCGTGAACCAACTCCATAGGCTTGAATAATTACATTACAATTTTAGGGTAAAGCTCCTTAGAATTAGAACCTACATTTTCAGAAAGCAGGACAATTGAAGAATACAATACAATGACATTAAGCCATGACAGTTTTATCCATAGTGGAAACAGTCACTGATCTTTGATAAATCAGTCTTTAATTTTACAgtattctttgtttttttttcacgGACAAGAACAGCTGTGTCTCCTTAAGAATCTCATGCGGTGCGTTCATATTATTTAGCAATTGAACCAATGGTTTATAATACAAGTGTCTTTAGAATAATTGATCTTTTAGAGGGTATTTATGCCCTTTCATCCCTCGTGGCATAACCATTGAACTTCTGTTTTTCACATAGTTTCCCATCTTTAAGATATAGTCCTTCACATCTACAAGGTTTCTTTTTTCTTGTCTCTCCTTTTCTTATCTATGAAATTATATGTGcttaatttattaaataagtaGAAAACTAAAACCTGCCAACTCTAAtgaaaacacataaaatattaaAGTTTTCTGgcaacatttttattttgtgttttaaaagaaaatgtgAATGAAATAAAATTTCTCACCCTTCATTCCACTTTTAGAAATCTAATTGTTTTTACTGAACAGAATACTAAAAAATAAAATGTGCTCCTATAATAATATTGATGTACATAGACACTAATGTAGTAAAATTAATGCATCTACATACAGATACCTGCATATGCCATCTGCAAGTATAATCATGAACTACTTGCCTCATGTAATTATTACATGCTATTCACAGCATTAACAgcaagataaaaataaattaataactgAATGAAGATAGAGATTGCATCGGACAAACCCTTATTTCTGCAACTGAAGAGCGAACTCGCTTATTGAGAATGACATTCTTAGTCCTTTCCTCCAATTTTTGATTCCCCAGTTCAGCAGGGATCCTAGAACTTGGGGTTCCCATCTTCAACAAATTCAAGCCAACTGATCTTTCTGTAGTAATCATCTCATTCCGTTGCTTCTTTGAGTTTACAATATCACAAAACTTGTTCAATTTTTGCAAGGATTCTTCAAACATCTTTTTCCTAATCCtgacaatataaaataaaaaagatgcATATTAGCAAAAATCTACTTGTAAATTACAACAAGCCAAAATTAATTCCATCCCCACACACTTGCAACAAGTTCAATACTACTGGTCTCAACGCTGATTAAGAATAAATACCAGGAGTAAAATTAGACATTAATAGACAATACACCTTCAAGTATCTTTAAGAAAAACGGAGTAACTTTGACGTCAAAAACATGTGCATTAATTGTAAGAATCTCAAAACTCAAATACAAGAATTCAGTATCATATATAAAATTTGTTATTACTTTGCTTTGTTAGAGGCATCTTGCACATTTGCTTTGAACCGCTTCAGTTCCTCTGTAGCCACAGCAGGGGCAGGCTTTGAatgagcagccccaaatgaatTGTCTTCAGCTGTGCTCCCAAAAGATATAATTCCCAAAGCCCTCCTCAATTCACCTAACCTAGTATATTTCTGACTTTCTATTGTAATAGGATCTATTGTCAAATACTGAGTTACAGGAGGCAAATCTCCTATCAATGCAGTGCTGGCCCGCGGTGTACTAGCACCAGAACTAAACATTCGAGTCTCACCACTCTCACGGAAGCTTCCAGACCTATCTAAGCTGGCATTGAGGTAACTTCCTCTCTGCACATTAGAAATACTCCCAGTAAAACCCAAATCTTCTGGACTAGCCGAACTCGACTCAAATCTCACACTTCCCGCCATTAGTTTATTAAGTAAACCAACACATGTCTAATTTGTCCAAACTGAACTTCTTCAGAACACCTTGTTTTCAGGGTTTAAATAAATTCTTATAGACAAGTACGTACAAACCCACATTCATAAATAAAATCCAACGTTAAACCACACGGGATAGCATATCTGCAATATCGTGAAGTAAACCATAATTAGTATAACACTGATAAACTGCTTATTTAATTATGCTCTTCATATACAACAAATTCCCACTATTTTAAGTAAACCTTAGTACACTACCATGGACAAGATAAATAGTTTACCCGCCTAAAGAAAAAGAACATATTAGCTCCGTACATTCTACCCAATAAGATACCATTATAACTATTACACGCTAACTCACTTGTTTCGCTAGCCAGATACAGAAAGCAGTTAAAATTAGCCAAAATAGCAGTTGACCAAAAGCTTTCCTTTGACTTGTATCCCAGAACAATCAATGCTTAAAAAGAAAACATTTTCAAAATTAAGCTTTGTTTTCTTCTTCAAAACTTTCCGGACAAGCTGAGTAAAAGCCCAAATCATCAAAAACTATGTACCAAGAAAAAACCAAACTCAAAATTtacaaaacccagaattcaaccaattaaaaattcaaaactagatgaattcaaaaaaaaaaaaccatcaatTCTGCCACCGCAACCCCAAATTCGAGCAAAAGCAAGCTAGGGTTTTTCCGAAGTCGCAGTAAAAATTGAAGCAGAAACTGGATCAAAAACCAGGAATTCGGAGCAGGCAAAAGCGAAATTCAATCGAAAGGGAACCAAGACATAGCGGCATTGATCGATCGAGAGAGGGATCGTAGTGTACctgtagagagagaaagtacgaATTGGAGGAGGAGGAATTTGTGGCAGGCGCTGTCGTCGTAGAGATTCTGCGTTGAGAGGAGAGAGGGTGCGGGACCCGCATGAAATTTAGGGCGGGGCTGTTCGAGTGACTTGGGTTGTTGTAAGTGTAACACTCGCGCTAAAATCAGAGCCCTACATCATCTCTTTCGCACGTGGGACCCACTCTCTTCATCTAAGACACTCACCTTTCTACTTTGGAATATACTCTTTCCCTttctatttaaataaatattatatatagagagagagctTTGCCTCTTGTGTGGATAgggtttatgtttatttattttttaaaaaaagaaagaaattatgtttatatttgggaagtttaaaTATGTTATTTTGGTTGGGTTGTTTTGTTTGGGGTCACTAAATTGTTGACTTCAAATAGAATTTGATGAATGAAGTgcaatgaataataataataagcaaaAGGGTACCACTACCACTATAAGTCTACTTTATGGCTTTGACTTTATTCTATATAATAGTCCTTTCCTTATCCAATTAAATGGATTAGAGTATTGTTTGTGTTTCTCTATATATTTCCTTCTTGGTTTGCTATTGGGGGTTACAATGGTATCTTTGATGTCTACAAAGAATCAAACCTAGGATTTGTATGTAGAAAAAAATGTAGCTATTTATCCCTAGAGTGTGTCCCTATGGGACCAACCACAACAATATTGCATACACTTAGAAAGGTAATGACCTAAATGTGGTTGGACTTGATTTGAAGGCGTATGTTTTGGAGTACACATAATAACGGTATTTCTACCAAGAATATGACTCTTTTATGACCCATATTTATAGCAACTAACCAAACCATACTATTTTAATCATATGTGGGCATTCTCCTTTAAAATTAAAGAAGTTGATTtcagtatgtttttatgtttttttttatgattttgatatatatgataaatgtttaatatattttttttaggattttttATTCCCGAACTATCATCTATACATTATTGTGCCCCTGATTTTTTCGGGTTATTAAAAATTCCACCTGAACTATTCACAGTGTTGTAAAATGAGATTTTCGTCCAATTTTGTTCCAATTTGGCTAACAACATACTGACGTGACTCTTTGCTTGCTGATGTGTTTTGGCTACGTCAGCGACATgtgtgtattttaaaaaaaattaatttaaacaaaaattattgatttttaataacaaaagaagaagagtttttaaaaaaatttaaattacacATGTAACGCTGACGTGGCTAAAATACATCAGCAAGAAAAGAGCCACGTCAGCATGCCATTAGCCTCATTTGACAAAATTGAACGGAAGTCCCACTTTACAACACTGTGAATTGTTCGGGGGAATTTttaatggctcgaaaaaatcagGGGACACAATAATGTATAGGTCatagtgttgggttttatgcccttaataaaatcatatttcttatgtaacatgttattattattaataaaagaagtagaaatcattttgtttattcaatcgcattgttcgcttgttttattacatgtttattcaattaatacaaacattcataaaatctcgaacatatggatagttacaattatagtgattaggtcacagtggattatagttgtaattatatgttcaaaagaacgagtcctaagattagtgttgtaataaattttaattgatttaaatacgTAAGTGCACGTAATtacacaagtaatacaatgataagtagatcgtctccacagggattgcaaaatagaaaaataggcaaaacaattactaaacaacttaaaagtATTAACAATCAAATGGGTTGTTTATACGCTAAACGAAATATTAAAGAGATGGAAATGTTGAAATTAAAACTGaactaaacaaataaatttgaaagAAATATGTGGACtgtaaaatggacttgaattattgttTTCCCCTATGTTGGCTATCCTTAACAGATTGTTGCGacaatattttagcaaaactcccaggttaatgaaaattcacaaaacattcataaaactttcccaaattttatgatattaattcttttacctaagTAAACATATTCCTACGCCAAattagatttaagaatgcaaattcaatgttcaattctcaaaagttacacaaggcaaataacacatccatgtgttacttactaacataatctaacctagattatgactcgTGTCATCCAAGCTCTTCTCATTACATTTAATATTTccagcatcaaacataattaaatacattgtcattgctggccaaacaacaacaagagattaataataagcacacttgaatgaataaTAGAGATTTCACTAAATAAGATGCAAAGAAttaattgttaggaaaatatatatttgcctcaatggaaatagtaagaaaatacaactctagataaaatattacaaataaataatgattgattaaaaaagtgttacaactctataactgaaaatacaaataaataagagaaggaGATGGAAGATGATAGaatatagaaaatacaactctttgACAAAAAGATACCAATAAACTTGAGATAGTAAAATAAAAGATGTAGatgaaattacaactctaaaacaaaagatacaaataaaagagaaaagaagaataatagaagaaatgaaaagcaatagaataaaagaacaagaacaatgaacaaataactctcactcacacaaccaacgtggagagtgttggggatcaccaacttgaacaaggtttgaaacatttgtcc
This genomic interval from Humulus lupulus chromosome 8, drHumLupu1.1, whole genome shotgun sequence contains the following:
- the LOC133797755 gene encoding uncharacterized protein LOC133797755 isoform X2, with the translated sequence MAGSVRFESSSASPEDLGFTGSISNVQRGSYLNASLDRSGSFRESGETRMFSSGASTPRASTALIGDLPPVTQYLTIDPITIESQKYTRLGELRRALGIISFGSTAEDNSFGAAHSKPAPAVATEELKRFKANVQDASNKAKIRKKMFEESLQKLNKFCDIVNSKKQRNEMITTERSVGLNLLKMGTPSSRIPAELGNQKLEERTKNVILNKRVRSSVAEIRAEGQTNNLAKRSIIIGKDRDLHRDCGEGSDIVDEKIRRLSVGGETWDRKIKRKRSVGPLLGRPLDDGEPKRAVHHKLNNDQGSTSCDNQIFRSGPLNGINKFDGASLPASSNGRAIFKNELDKVSLSRDSIPGLSKERLKGNIKLNGREDNQILSNNPLIKGKASRAQRSGPVASGNLSPNFPRTSGSLEGWEQTGNVNKLHSVSGANNRNRPMPTGSSSPPMAWVGQRPQKISRTRRSNLMSPVSNHDEVQTSPEGCSPSDLGPRLTFSATNGSLGRGISNASLQYRVKHDNISSPARLSESEDSGAACENRESRLKEKGTGSGEVEDRGANAFQNTVPSTLLTKKSKITIKEGTGDSVRRHGRTGRGSSFPRINISPVKEKLENLASAKPLKSSRHGSERSGSKSGRPPLKKFSERKGIARLGHISATGSPDFADDDREELLAAASFACNASNLASSSPFWKKMQPIFSSVNLEEISFLKEQLNFMEVHYESLSQIFGLRNDVMNNLVRGENLESQVHVSGGKERSFHDQVLDLDTVGEKLNSERSKNMPPLYQRVLSALIMEDEMEEFEEERGARVTCFQQRGEFSPDAGSKRRNMVGFEFEGESIFDPQTLQQCAVDIFSCNGSGNVAKSTSVHNQLFSNSVLKGDQGVTHLDNGSFTEFSEEMIGRSSSLCANASGISSFDFSYEQMCMEDKLLLELQSLDLYPEIVPDLAEGDDEAITSDILELQRHLFEQVGKTKVQLKKIIEAIEGGNEEEKRRLEQVAMEKLVESSYKKLLATRGSLASKLGVAKVPKQVAVGFMKRTLARCRRLEDTGKSCFSEPALQDVIYAVPPRENDPELASRLGSIVNLPLETRNSQLEPRLSGSLSDWAEQYDPHNKVEKNSSNLFGSLTNSEKDFAKTGPIVNRGKKKEVLLDDVGGSPSLKAKSNFGNNILGGVKGKRSERERDKDPSARNSVPKAGRLALGNCERKTKTKPKQKTAQLSTSGIGLINSMHPSSASFGEIHGNGGNRKRESGLMSHGNNADDQSTEKREPVDFINLPLPDLDSIELGVANDQDLSTWLNIEEDGLQEHDAMGLDIPMDDLSDLNMIL
- the LOC133797755 gene encoding uncharacterized protein LOC133797755 isoform X1 encodes the protein MAGSVRFESSSASPEDLGFTGSISNVQRGSYLNASLDRSGSFRESGETRMFSSGASTPRASTALIGDLPPVTQYLTIDPITIESQKYTRLGELRRALGIISFGSTAEDNSFGAAHSKPAPAVATEELKRFKANVQDASNKAKIRKKMFEESLQKLNKFCDIVNSKKQRNEMITTERSVGLNLLKMGTPSSRIPAELGNQKLEERTKNVILNKRVRSSVAEIRAEGQTNNLAKRSIIIGKDRDLHRDCGEGSDIVDEKIRRLSVGGETWDRKIKRKRSVGPLLGRPLDDGEPKRAVHHKLNNDQGSTSCDNQIFRSGPLNGINKFDGASLPASSNGRAIFKNELDKVSLSRDSIPGLSKERLKGNIKLNGREDNQILSNNPLIKGKASRAQRSGPVASGNLSPNFPRTSGSLEGWEQTGNVNKLHSVSGANNRNRPMPTGSSSPPMAWVGQRPQKISRTRRSNLMSPVSNHDEVQTSPEGCSPSDLGPRLTFSATNGSLGRGISNASLQYRVKHDNISSPARLSESEDSGAACENRESRLKEKGTGSGEVEDRGANAFQNTVPSTLLTKKSKITIKEGTGDSVRRHGRTGRGSSFPRINISPVKEKLENLASAKPLKSSRHGSERSGSKSGRPPLKKFSERKGIARLGHISATGSPDFAGEPDDDREELLAAASFACNASNLASSSPFWKKMQPIFSSVNLEEISFLKEQLNFMEVHYESLSQIFGLRNDVMNNLVRGENLESQVHVSGGKERSFHDQVLDLDTVGEKLNSERSKNMPPLYQRVLSALIMEDEMEEFEEERGARVTCFQQRGEFSPDAGSKRRNMVGFEFEGESIFDPQTLQQCAVDIFSCNGSGNVAKSTSVHNQLFSNSVLKGDQGVTHLDNGSFTEFSEEMIGRSSSLCANASGISSFDFSYEQMCMEDKLLLELQSLDLYPEIVPDLAEGDDEAITSDILELQRHLFEQVGKTKVQLKKIIEAIEGGNEEEKRRLEQVAMEKLVESSYKKLLATRGSLASKLGVAKVPKQVAVGFMKRTLARCRRLEDTGKSCFSEPALQDVIYAVPPRENDPELASRLGSIVNLPLETRNSQLEPRLSGSLSDWAEQYDPHNKVEKNSSNLFGSLTNSEKDFAKTGPIVNRGKKKEVLLDDVGGSPSLKAKSNFGNNILGGVKGKRSERERDKDPSARNSVPKAGRLALGNCERKTKTKPKQKTAQLSTSGIGLINSMHPSSASFGEIHGNGGNRKRESGLMSHGNNADDQSTEKREPVDFINLPLPDLDSIELGVANDQDLSTWLNIEEDGLQEHDAMGLDIPMDDLSDLNMIL